Proteins encoded within one genomic window of Leptospiraceae bacterium:
- the sppA gene encoding signal peptide peptidase SppA codes for MYYILLALFLPFRIFRFLYLSLFGFFHSGDHVLIEIPSKFASYRKTSLVEWVTGKDAEVLFLDFLNDLDLIAKSSRIKKVSFHISSELEFGMAELSNLSYQIEKIKSKGIETAGFAASGDIKSLYLLSFMHKKYSAPSGEFMVLLPAVESFFFGNLLKNLGVKVDSFASGPYKSFAESFNRNSFSIPAKENLTMLIRSIKTQILDTFYDNAKLESKILKRPILTSKYLLEIGFLTAYLEEENFTENFCNKNYEETDKTGSNVEDDEATLGDIHFFHKKKIFRFFPPKKKKIVILPLKGNIGMGKKEEDEIKSDAIHAYPVLAALKSIRDDKSVKGVILEIDSSGGSAFASELIYQEILKLKKKVKVYAYFQNVAASGGYYIAAACDRIVSNPLCITGSIGTVMIRPNLKKLYNKYGVTKQRLEFYPLREIFSEYGQLSLESKEFLNAEIKRVNGQFYERVMLSRKKDLKELESLAQGRVFTGKSFLASSMVDSNQAFLETVEDLKKELALEQVLVEYRPSIYSLKSMVREFRFGLNLLFHPKLLLKQIKVDKGIQLKSEIASVIASSLKRD; via the coding sequence TTGTATTATATATTATTAGCCCTATTTTTACCGTTTCGAATTTTCCGTTTTCTTTACTTATCTCTCTTTGGATTTTTTCACTCGGGGGATCATGTCCTCATTGAAATTCCGAGTAAGTTTGCTTCTTACCGTAAGACGTCCCTTGTAGAGTGGGTAACTGGAAAAGATGCAGAGGTTCTATTTCTAGATTTTTTAAATGATTTGGATTTAATTGCGAAGAGTAGCAGAATCAAAAAAGTTTCCTTTCATATAAGCTCAGAGCTTGAGTTCGGAATGGCTGAGCTTTCGAATCTTTCTTATCAAATTGAGAAAATAAAATCGAAAGGAATTGAAACCGCCGGGTTCGCGGCAAGTGGCGACATTAAGTCTTTGTATTTGCTTTCTTTTATGCATAAAAAATACTCTGCTCCATCAGGAGAGTTCATGGTTTTACTTCCTGCAGTAGAAAGTTTCTTCTTTGGGAATTTGCTTAAAAATCTAGGTGTGAAAGTAGATAGTTTTGCATCGGGTCCGTATAAATCTTTTGCAGAAAGCTTTAATCGAAATTCTTTTTCAATTCCCGCCAAAGAGAATCTAACCATGCTTATCCGCTCTATCAAGACGCAAATCTTAGATACATTTTATGACAATGCAAAATTAGAAAGTAAAATTCTAAAGCGTCCTATTCTTACGTCTAAGTATTTACTAGAAATTGGATTTTTAACTGCTTACTTAGAGGAAGAAAACTTCACTGAAAATTTCTGTAATAAAAATTACGAAGAGACTGATAAGACAGGAAGCAATGTAGAAGACGATGAAGCTACCCTGGGCGATATTCATTTCTTTCATAAGAAAAAAATCTTTCGATTCTTTCCTCCTAAGAAAAAGAAAATAGTAATCCTTCCTCTCAAGGGAAATATTGGAATGGGGAAAAAGGAAGAAGACGAAATTAAATCAGATGCCATTCACGCCTATCCAGTATTAGCCGCTTTAAAAAGTATACGGGATGACAAATCAGTGAAGGGAGTCATACTAGAGATTGACTCTTCCGGTGGCTCTGCTTTTGCTTCTGAGTTAATCTATCAGGAAATATTAAAGCTCAAGAAAAAAGTAAAAGTGTATGCCTATTTTCAAAACGTCGCTGCTTCCGGTGGTTACTACATAGCAGCCGCATGTGATCGAATTGTTTCAAATCCTCTTTGTATTACCGGCTCTATTGGAACTGTAATGATTCGACCCAATCTAAAAAAGCTCTATAACAAATATGGAGTCACAAAACAAAGACTGGAATTTTATCCACTTAGGGAAATATTTTCCGAATACGGACAATTATCCCTTGAGTCTAAAGAATTTTTAAATGCAGAAATTAAAAGAGTCAATGGACAATTCTACGAAAGAGTCATGCTTTCTCGAAAAAAAGATTTAAAAGAATTAGAATCTCTTGCACAGGGTAGGGTATTCACAGGAAAAAGTTTTCTAGCAAGTAGTATGGTAGATTCGAACCAAGCTTTCTTAGAAACCGTAGAAGATTTAAAAAAAGAATTAGCCTTAGAGCAAGTTCTAGTTGAATATCGCCCTTCTATTTACAGCTTAAAATCAATGGTCAGAGAATTTCGCTTTGGTTTAAATTTGCTCTTTCATCCTAAGTTACTATTAAAACAAATCAAGGTAGATAAGGGCATACAACTCAAAAGCGAGATTGCGAGTGTAATAGCTAGTAGTCTCAAAAGGGATTAA
- the lepA gene encoding elongation factor 4 has product MSDKQKFTRNFSIIAHIDHGKSTLADRLLELTLVTDERTKKNQILDTMDIERERGITIKANNASLEFHSRDGNTYYLNLIDTPGHVDFNYEVSRSLKACEGVLLIVDASQGVEAQTLANLYLAMEAELKIIPVINKIDLPSADIPKCMKLIEDSLGLDSAEAISISAKTGQNVIEVLESICKLIPPPVGDDQKPLKALIYDSYFDTYMGVVIKVRIVDGTVKKGDRIFLMSGGTDFIVTDVGINRINLLSQDFLGAGDVGYIVAGIKRVADARSGDTVTHFDRRATEVVIGYKEAKPMVFSGLFPIYGEQFDELVEAIEKLKLNDAALVYERENSLALGFGFRVGYLGLLHMEIVQERLEREFNLELITTAPSVKYRITNTRGEVFEIDNPSKFPEPQSIEMMEEPFVKATIFTPNEYVGNIMSLVIEKRGVHLDTVYLDEDKVQMMYEIPLAELIFEFYDKLKSYTKGYASLDYEPAEYRESNLVKLDILVNAEPVDALSTIVHKTRAEARGRAVISKLRELIPRQQFLIALQASIGARIVARENISAVRKNVTAKCYGGDISRKRKLLEKQKEGKKRMKQFGSVEIPQEAFLAVLKTGD; this is encoded by the coding sequence ATGTCAGACAAACAGAAATTTACACGAAATTTTTCCATTATAGCGCATATTGACCATGGGAAGTCTACTCTCGCAGATAGACTTCTCGAACTTACTCTTGTTACCGATGAGAGAACTAAAAAAAATCAAATTCTCGATACTATGGATATTGAGCGAGAGCGTGGAATCACGATTAAGGCAAACAATGCCTCTCTCGAATTTCATTCTAGGGATGGTAATACCTATTATCTAAATCTAATCGATACTCCAGGGCACGTAGATTTTAATTATGAAGTCTCACGCTCCCTCAAAGCCTGTGAAGGCGTATTACTGATTGTAGATGCGAGTCAAGGTGTCGAAGCACAGACTCTCGCGAACCTCTACCTCGCGATGGAAGCCGAATTAAAAATCATTCCTGTTATTAATAAAATAGATTTACCAAGTGCGGATATTCCCAAGTGTATGAAGCTAATCGAAGATAGCCTCGGACTTGATTCTGCTGAGGCAATTTCTATTTCTGCAAAGACTGGACAGAATGTAATTGAAGTATTAGAATCCATTTGTAAATTAATTCCTCCTCCTGTGGGAGATGACCAGAAACCGCTCAAGGCTTTGATCTATGATTCCTATTTTGATACCTATATGGGTGTCGTAATCAAAGTCCGTATTGTAGATGGAACTGTAAAGAAAGGCGATCGTATTTTTCTAATGAGTGGTGGAACTGATTTTATCGTGACCGATGTGGGGATAAATCGTATTAACCTTTTATCACAAGACTTCTTAGGGGCAGGGGATGTTGGATATATTGTTGCAGGTATCAAAAGAGTAGCCGATGCAAGATCGGGAGATACGGTTACTCATTTTGATAGAAGGGCCACTGAGGTGGTGATCGGCTATAAAGAAGCAAAGCCGATGGTGTTTTCTGGACTCTTTCCAATTTATGGAGAACAGTTTGATGAACTAGTAGAAGCAATCGAGAAGCTAAAATTAAATGACGCAGCTTTAGTTTATGAAAGAGAAAATTCACTTGCTCTTGGCTTTGGGTTTCGTGTGGGTTATCTTGGTTTACTGCATATGGAGATTGTGCAAGAAAGACTCGAGCGTGAATTTAATCTTGAATTAATCACGACTGCTCCTTCTGTAAAGTATCGAATCACAAATACTCGTGGAGAAGTTTTTGAAATAGACAATCCTTCTAAATTTCCGGAGCCTCAATCAATTGAGATGATGGAAGAACCTTTTGTAAAGGCAACCATCTTTACACCCAATGAATATGTGGGTAATATCATGTCTCTAGTGATTGAAAAAAGAGGAGTGCATTTAGATACGGTTTATTTAGATGAAGACAAAGTCCAGATGATGTATGAAATTCCACTCGCTGAATTAATCTTTGAGTTCTATGATAAATTAAAATCTTACACAAAAGGCTACGCATCGTTAGACTACGAGCCTGCCGAATATAGAGAATCCAATCTTGTGAAGTTAGATATTTTAGTAAATGCTGAGCCTGTCGATGCTCTTTCGACTATCGTTCATAAGACACGTGCAGAAGCTCGTGGTCGTGCTGTGATTTCTAAACTAAGAGAATTAATTCCGCGTCAACAATTCTTAATTGCACTACAGGCAAGTATTGGAGCGCGTATCGTAGCGCGTGAAAATATTTCTGCTGTTAGAAAGAATGTCACGGCTAAGTGTTATGGTGGGGATATTTCGCGTAAACGCAAGTTACTAGAAAAGCAAAAAGAAGGAAAGAAGAGAATGAAACAATTTGGTTCCGTGGAGATTCCACAGGAAGCATTTCTCGCCGTTCTTAAGACCGGCGACTAA
- a CDS encoding DUF190 domain-containing protein: MKIRDKKKELTIYINSKEERDNVPLYKTLIDRFIAMGITGCTVLKSTSGYGTDLKVKYPDESIASLWNKDSTIVMNVIESESRVEEIVRMLDSTMPQGVITIKDVDYIRYTRSVVTEEDIRLADNA; this comes from the coding sequence ATGAAAATTAGAGATAAAAAAAAAGAACTGACCATTTATATCAATAGCAAAGAGGAGAGAGACAATGTTCCTCTCTATAAAACTTTGATAGATCGATTTATTGCTATGGGAATCACAGGCTGCACTGTTCTAAAATCCACATCTGGCTATGGAACTGATTTAAAGGTAAAGTATCCTGATGAGTCGATTGCAAGTCTCTGGAACAAAGATTCTACTATTGTGATGAACGTAATCGAATCCGAGTCGCGGGTTGAAGAGATTGTCAGAATGCTAGATTCTACCATGCCACAGGGTGTGATTACAATCAAAGACGTTGATTATATTCGATATACGCGAAGTGTTGTGACAGAAGAAGATATTCGCCTCGCTGATAACGCCTAA